A portion of the Blattabacterium clevelandi genome contains these proteins:
- the atpD gene encoding F0F1 ATP synthase subunit beta, with the protein MNKKKLKGKIIKIIGPVIDVSFNDTASIPKIFDALEVKLSNNNKIILEVQQHIGEHCVRCISMEVTDGLKRGQEVEIIGRPISIPIGESINGRVFNVLGEPIDGLFPLDKSNSRSIHNPPPKFKDLSTDTEILYTGIKVIDLIEPYSKGGKIGLFGGAGVGKTVLIQELINNVAKKHGGHSVFAGVGERTREGNDLLREMLESGIIKYGNSFMESMKKGYWDLSKVDKESLKKSKAVFIFGQMNESPGARARVALSGLTLAEYYRDQVFKKKGQDVLFFIDNIFRFTQAGSEVSALLGRIPSSVGYQPTLSSEMGSMQERITSTNRGSITSVQAVYVPADDLTDPAPSITFSHLDATTVLSRKIASLGIYPAVDPLDSSSRILSPDLIDKDHYHCAERVKEILQKYNSLQDIIAILGIEELSEKDKLIVYRARRVQRFLSQPFHVAKQFTGIKGEFVKIEDTIKGFNMIMDGELDHLPEMSFNLKGTIEQVIETGKEILSST; encoded by the coding sequence ATGAATAAAAAAAAATTAAAAGGAAAAATAATTAAAATTATAGGACCAGTTATTGATGTATCTTTTAATGATACAGCTTCTATACCTAAAATTTTCGATGCATTAGAAGTAAAATTATCCAATAATAATAAAATTATATTAGAGGTTCAACAGCATATTGGAGAACATTGTGTTCGTTGTATTTCTATGGAAGTTACAGATGGATTAAAAAGAGGACAAGAGGTTGAAATTATAGGTAGACCAATTAGTATTCCAATAGGCGAATCTATTAATGGTAGAGTATTTAATGTTTTAGGAGAACCTATTGATGGTTTATTTCCTTTAGATAAGTCTAATTCTAGATCTATTCATAATCCTCCTCCTAAATTTAAAGATTTATCTACAGATACAGAAATATTATATACAGGGATTAAAGTAATTGATTTGATTGAACCTTATTCAAAAGGAGGTAAAATTGGATTATTTGGTGGTGCTGGAGTAGGAAAAACAGTTTTAATACAAGAATTAATTAATAATGTAGCGAAAAAACATGGAGGTCATTCTGTATTTGCTGGTGTAGGAGAAAGGACTAGAGAAGGAAATGATTTATTACGAGAAATGTTAGAATCAGGAATTATAAAATATGGAAATTCATTTATGGAATCTATGAAAAAAGGATATTGGGACCTTTCTAAAGTAGATAAGGAATCTTTAAAAAAGTCTAAAGCAGTTTTTATTTTTGGACAAATGAATGAATCTCCTGGAGCAAGGGCTAGAGTAGCATTATCTGGATTAACATTAGCGGAATATTATAGAGATCAAGTATTTAAAAAGAAAGGACAAGATGTTTTATTTTTTATAGATAATATATTTAGATTTACTCAAGCAGGATCAGAAGTTTCTGCTTTATTAGGTAGAATTCCATCTTCTGTAGGTTATCAGCCGACTTTATCATCTGAAATGGGATCTATGCAAGAAAGAATTACATCTACAAATAGGGGATCTATAACTTCAGTACAAGCTGTTTATGTTCCTGCTGATGATTTAACAGATCCAGCTCCTTCCATTACATTTTCTCACTTGGATGCAACTACAGTACTTTCAAGAAAAATAGCCTCTTTAGGAATCTATCCAGCAGTAGATCCATTAGATTCTTCTTCACGTATATTATCTCCCGATTTAATAGATAAAGATCATTATCATTGTGCGGAACGTGTTAAAGAAATTCTTCAAAAATACAATTCTTTACAAGATATTATTGCTATTCTAGGAATAGAAGAGCTTAGTGAAAAAGATAAATTAATAGTTTATCGAGCTAGACGGGTACAACGTTTTTTATCTCAACCATTTCATGTAGCAAAACAATTTACAGGGATAAAAGGAGAATTTGTAAAAATTGAAGATACGATTAAAGGATTTAATATGATAATGGATGGAGAATTAGATCATCTTCCGGAAATGTCTTTTAATTTAAAAGGAACTATTGAACAAGTTATAGAAACAGGAAAAGAAATCTTATCTTCTACATAA
- a CDS encoding PD-(D/E)XK nuclease family protein, with protein MIFRIAISRLNNFLLKNSDIRIILFFSRSQLLNKCEIEFIKKIIQLEKGSIYDLDKKNMLIKNPFDFFIKKKIKNTSINNIYLNHIKIISVSKEVEQVKIVEKLVYKMIKNGVNLYKIGLILGDKYLTIPLFNSLKKILGKNLSISIDYPLKNLPIHYTFFSIFELLLKKEKLKKFYGKDILRLLSDGYIQKFFIKKNLSFIVDKWNAENSNLIPESIINKYLSKNDIYIIFQIQTHDTKKCIIGIISFIRKLKIILISNLKNNLLELKFLSKLEIYMQKFRILIRKTEKNFLGIKDIFNIYQQFINTEKIPYIQKNKKGLKIIGFMDSYFENFENTIITSVNEGIIPPDRIKKYNTFIPFDIRNKFNLSIFQENEKIYHHHFIKILKNSKNIYLIYKNQPDELNSGEKSRFIHQIEISSKLTIEKKKNFSFLFSKSKISPIVIKKTESMIQRISTHGLSPSSIYLYNYNPLLFYYKKVLGLNDLEEISMKQQVGKIIHKILKILYNPIKGYLITIDWINKMKKNYEYLTEKVILKYIKDSFIKGKNILLYSIVKNYIKNFISWEEGFVHKGHQILIKELECSSSTILDIGDYQVNLYGIIDRIDEYDGITRIIDYKIGISKTKKIHIPLNKIENIFQSTDNRNTMQLLIYMYLWFKSPLFLGLKNSSPIISIVSPEKDKNNSILTIPVIFFHQKKKFITYKCYVKFFLPCLINRISEILNPKIPIIEKKIRNF; from the coding sequence ATGATTTTTAGAATAGCTATTTCCCGTTTAAATAATTTTTTATTAAAAAACTCAGATATACGAATTATTCTATTTTTTTCGAGATCCCAATTATTAAATAAATGTGAAATAGAATTTATTAAAAAGATCATCCAATTAGAAAAAGGATCTATATATGATTTAGATAAAAAAAATATGCTAATAAAAAATCCTTTCGATTTTTTTATCAAAAAAAAGATCAAAAACACTTCAATCAACAATATTTATCTTAATCATATAAAAATTATTAGTGTTTCTAAAGAAGTAGAACAAGTTAAAATAGTAGAAAAATTAGTCTATAAAATGATTAAAAATGGAGTCAATCTATATAAAATTGGTCTTATTTTAGGAGATAAATATTTAACCATACCTTTATTTAATTCACTAAAAAAAATTTTAGGAAAAAATCTATCTATATCCATAGACTATCCACTAAAAAACCTCCCTATTCATTATACATTTTTTTCAATCTTTGAATTATTATTAAAAAAGGAAAAATTGAAAAAATTTTATGGTAAAGATATACTAAGATTATTATCAGATGGATACATACAAAAATTTTTTATTAAAAAAAATTTATCGTTTATAGTAGATAAATGGAATGCAGAAAATTCAAATTTGATTCCAGAATCTATAATAAATAAATATCTATCCAAAAATGATATTTATATCATTTTTCAAATACAAACTCATGATACTAAAAAATGTATTATTGGTATTATAAGCTTTATTAGAAAATTGAAAATTATATTGATTTCAAATTTAAAAAATAATCTATTAGAATTAAAATTTCTTTCAAAATTGGAAATTTATATGCAAAAATTCAGAATATTAATCAGAAAAACAGAAAAAAATTTTTTAGGAATCAAAGATATATTCAATATTTATCAACAATTCATAAATACAGAAAAAATACCATATATCCAAAAAAATAAAAAAGGATTGAAGATAATAGGATTTATGGACTCCTATTTCGAAAATTTTGAAAATACAATTATAACTTCCGTTAACGAAGGTATTATTCCACCAGATAGAATAAAAAAATATAATACTTTTATTCCTTTTGATATTCGAAATAAATTCAATCTTTCCATTTTTCAAGAAAATGAAAAAATTTATCATCATCATTTTATAAAAATTTTAAAAAATTCAAAAAATATTTATTTGATTTACAAAAATCAACCAGATGAACTTAATTCTGGAGAAAAAAGTCGTTTTATTCATCAAATAGAAATAAGTTCAAAACTTACCATAGAAAAAAAAAAAAATTTTTCATTCTTATTTTCAAAGTCTAAAATATCTCCTATTGTGATAAAAAAAACAGAATCCATGATTCAACGTATATCTACTCATGGGTTATCTCCTTCTTCTATTTATCTGTATAATTATAATCCTCTTCTTTTTTACTACAAAAAAGTTCTTGGATTAAATGATCTAGAAGAAATTTCGATGAAACAACAAGTAGGAAAAATCATACATAAAATATTAAAAATATTATATAATCCTATTAAAGGATATTTAATTACTATAGATTGGATTAATAAAATGAAAAAAAATTACGAATATCTTACAGAGAAAGTAATATTAAAATATATAAAAGATTCTTTTATAAAAGGTAAAAATATATTACTATATTCTATAGTAAAAAATTATATAAAAAATTTTATTTCCTGGGAGGAAGGTTTTGTTCATAAAGGTCATCAAATTTTGATTAAAGAATTAGAATGTAGTTCTTCCACAATATTAGATATTGGAGATTATCAAGTTAATTTATATGGAATCATAGATAGAATAGATGAATATGATGGAATTACACGTATTATTGATTATAAAATCGGAATATCAAAAACAAAAAAAATACATATTCCTTTGAATAAAATTGAAAATATATTTCAATCCACCGATAATAGAAATACTATGCAATTATTGATTTATATGTATTTATGGTTTAAATCCCCTCTATTTTTAGGATTAAAAAATTCTTCACCCATTATTTCTATTGTTTCACCAGAAAAAGATAAAAATAATTCAATATTAACAATACCTGTAATTTTTTTTCATCAAAAAAAAAAATTCATTACATATAAATGTTATGTAAAATTTTTTCTACCATGTCTAATTAATAGAATTTCAGAAATTTTAAATCCAAAAATTCCAATTATAGAAAAAAAAATTAGAAATTTTTGA
- the pdxA gene encoding 4-hydroxythreonine-4-phosphate dehydrogenase PdxA: protein MNYRTKKIKVGISTGDINGIGIEIFLKVCRKKKLLDFFTPVLFGSTKLCSYYEKILNIEVNNIRGIKNLKEIIDYKINVLNIWKEDVRFDLIKINHESGKYPISSLKKATKALKDGKIDVLVTAPVNKKWMNFKEFYFLGHTEYLQNILDGDSLMLMIHETLKIALVTHHIPLKNISSELTIKKIVKSIKILHKSLKIDFSIEKPKIAVLGCNPHSGENGLLGEEEKTKIKPAIDILFQDQGLLVFGPYSPDSFFGNHSYRNFDAVLAMYHDQGLIPFKTLTFNEGVNFTAGLSHIRTSPDHGVAYDIAKKGIANENSFKEAIFNAIKIFKNRKEYMKIISSGSRFL from the coding sequence ATGAATTATAGAACAAAAAAAATAAAAGTGGGTATTTCTACAGGAGATATTAATGGAATAGGAATAGAAATTTTTTTAAAAGTATGTCGTAAAAAAAAACTTTTAGATTTTTTCACACCTGTTTTATTCGGATCTACAAAATTATGTTCGTATTATGAAAAAATTTTAAATATTGAAGTAAATAATATACGAGGAATAAAAAATTTAAAAGAAATTATAGATTATAAAATAAATGTTTTAAATATATGGAAAGAGGATGTTAGATTTGATTTAATCAAAATTAACCATGAATCAGGGAAATATCCTATTTCATCTTTAAAAAAAGCCACAAAAGCTTTAAAAGATGGAAAAATTGACGTTCTTGTTACAGCCCCTGTAAACAAAAAATGGATGAATTTTAAAGAATTTTATTTTTTAGGCCATACTGAATATTTACAAAATATTTTGGATGGAGATTCCTTAATGTTAATGATTCATGAAACATTAAAGATCGCATTAGTTACCCATCATATACCATTAAAAAATATTAGTTCTGAATTAACTATAAAAAAAATTGTAAAATCTATAAAAATTTTACATAAATCTTTAAAAATTGATTTTTCTATAGAAAAACCTAAAATTGCAGTTTTAGGATGTAATCCTCATTCAGGAGAAAATGGGTTATTAGGTGAAGAAGAGAAAACGAAAATTAAACCAGCTATTGATATTTTATTTCAAGATCAAGGATTATTAGTTTTCGGGCCTTATTCTCCAGATAGTTTTTTTGGAAATCATAGTTATAGAAATTTTGATGCAGTTTTAGCGATGTATCATGATCAAGGATTAATTCCCTTTAAAACATTAACTTTTAATGAAGGAGTTAATTTTACGGCTGGCCTTTCTCATATACGTACTTCTCCAGATCATGGAGTAGCATATGATATTGCTAAAAAAGGTATTGCTAATGAAAATTCTTTTAAAGAAGCTATTTTTAATGCTATAAAAATTTTTAAAAACAGAAAAGAATATATGAAAATAATCTCTTCTGGATCTAGATTTCTATAA
- a CDS encoding FoF1 ATP synthase subunit delta/epsilon has translation MQVTIINFEKILYKNIAISIIAPGLNGYFQILENHASFISILSNGWIKLNKSFDDKILKIPINGGFLRVKNNFVIVIL, from the coding sequence ATGCAGGTAACGATTATTAATTTTGAAAAAATATTATACAAAAATATAGCAATTTCTATTATAGCCCCCGGATTAAATGGTTATTTTCAAATATTAGAAAATCATGCTTCATTTATTTCTATATTGAGTAATGGGTGGATTAAATTAAATAAATCATTTGATGATAAAATTTTAAAAATACCAATAAATGGAGGATTTTTACGAGTTAAAAATAATTTTGTTATAGTTATTTTATAG
- a CDS encoding bifunctional riboflavin kinase/FAD synthetase: MKIYSFIDEFSSFLPCVFTLGFFDGVHIGHKKIIQNLIFRAKGKYCTVLLTFTPHPKEVLIPKKNILYLNTLPERINHLKKTGIEHLIIHPFTKNFSKLSTQDFFQNILFSKIKIKKIITGYDSHLGKNRDGTFHQLKKFSKSYGFKIYKVNPYKYKKKIISSTNIRKSLLIGNIEWANNALGYLYSLSGYVIKGKGIGKTLDFPTANIQLNENKLIPKKGVYAVKVNIFNPFYQGMMNIGICPTVNKKNKKIKIEVHIFDFDQEIYGKKIDIFIVKRIREEKKFNTLYDLKRQIKKDKMKIEYFFAKQSFKKNFLL, encoded by the coding sequence TTGAAAATTTATTCATTTATTGATGAATTTTCTTCCTTTTTACCATGTGTATTTACACTTGGTTTTTTTGATGGAGTTCATATAGGACATAAAAAAATTATTCAAAACTTGATTTTTAGAGCAAAAGGTAAGTATTGTACGGTTTTACTAACTTTTACCCCACATCCTAAAGAAGTACTAATTCCCAAAAAAAATATTTTATATTTAAATACTCTTCCAGAAAGAATTAATCATCTAAAAAAAACAGGAATAGAACATTTGATTATTCATCCTTTTACAAAAAATTTTTCAAAATTAAGTACCCAAGATTTTTTTCAAAATATTTTGTTTTCTAAAATAAAAATTAAAAAAATTATAACTGGATATGATTCTCATTTAGGAAAAAATAGAGATGGGACTTTCCATCAATTAAAAAAATTTTCTAAATCATATGGATTCAAAATTTATAAAGTAAATCCTTATAAATATAAAAAAAAAATTATTAGTTCTACTAATATCCGAAAATCTCTTTTAATAGGAAATATTGAATGGGCTAACAATGCTTTAGGTTATTTATATAGCTTATCTGGTTATGTAATAAAAGGAAAAGGAATAGGTAAAACATTAGATTTTCCAACAGCTAATATTCAACTAAATGAAAATAAATTAATTCCAAAAAAAGGAGTTTATGCTGTAAAAGTTAATATTTTTAATCCTTTTTATCAAGGTATGATGAATATAGGAATCTGTCCTACAGTTAATAAAAAAAATAAAAAAATAAAAATTGAAGTTCATATTTTCGATTTTGATCAAGAAATATATGGAAAAAAAATTGATATTTTTATTGTTAAAAGAATTCGTGAAGAAAAAAAATTTAATACACTTTATGATCTGAAAAGACAAATAAAAAAAGATAAAATGAAAATAGAATATTTTTTTGCAAAACAATCATTTAAAAAAAATTTTTTATTGTGA